One stretch of Callospermophilus lateralis isolate mCalLat2 chromosome 11, mCalLat2.hap1, whole genome shotgun sequence DNA includes these proteins:
- the LOC143385948 gene encoding LOW QUALITY PROTEIN: rho guanine nucleotide exchange factor TIAM2-like (The sequence of the model RefSeq protein was modified relative to this genomic sequence to represent the inferred CDS: inserted 1 base in 1 codon; substituted 1 base at 1 genomic stop codon) encodes MEQTFRSAEQIAALCRDFTDSQTNSMEGPRESQDPPPRPLACHLSDADRLRKVIQELLDTEKSYVKDLSCFFELYLEPLQNETFLTQDEMESLFGSLPEMLEFQKVFLETLEDGISASSDFDVLETPSQFRKLLFSLGGSFLYYADHFKLYSGFCANHIKVQKVLERAKTDKAFKAFLDARNPTKQHSSTLESYLIKPVQRVLKYPLLLRELVSLTDHESEEHYHLTEALKAMEKVASHINEMQKIYEDYGTVFDQLVADQSGPEKEVTELSMGELLMHSTVSWLNPFLSLGKARKDLELTVFVFKRAVILVYKENCKLKKKLPSNSRPAHNSADLDPFKFRWLIPISALXVRLGNSAGTENNSLWELIHTKSELEGWPETIFQLCCSDSESKTSITKVIHSILRENFRRHIKCELPLEKACKDRLVPLKNRVPVSGKLASSRSLKVLRTSASSDWPSESSKGHSLDSDECSLSSGTQSSGCPVAESRQDCKSAAPGRDPHIGPAEFPDSLIKESDILSDEDEDCHPTLNQGSPTKDIEIRFQRXKISEDPDPLPADQQPGSRADEGQKGGEQPKLVRAHFCPIKRKANSTKRDRGTLLKAQTRHQSLDSQPENANIDLNSVLEREFSVQSLTSVVNEECFYETESHGKS; translated from the exons AGTGCTGAACAGATTGCCGCGCTGTGCAGGGACTTTACCGACTCCCAGACGAACAGCATGGAGGGACCCAGGGAGAGTCAGGACCCGCCTCCAAGGCCCCTGGCATGCCACCTCTCTGATGCAGACCGCCTCCGAAAAGTCATCCAGGAGCTGCTGGACACCGAGAAGTCCTATGTGAAG GATCTGAGCTGCTTCTTTGAATTATACTTGGAGCCACTTCAGAATGAGACTTTTCTAACCCAAGATGAG ATGGAGTCGCTTTTCGGAAGCTTGCCAGAGATGCTGGAGTTTCAGAAGGTGTTTCTGGAGACACTGGAGGATGGGATCTCAGCCTCCTCTGACTTCGATGTACTGGAAACCCCCTCACAGTTTAGA AAACTGCTGTTTTCTCTTGGAGGCTCTTTCCTCTATTACGCCGACCACTTTAAACTGTACAGCGGATTCTGTGCTAACCATATTAAAGTACAGAAGGTTCTTGAGCGTG CCAAAACCGATAAGGCCTTTAAGGCTTTTCTGGATGCGCGGAATCCCACCAAGCAGCACTCCTCCACCCTGGAGTCCTACCTCATCAAGCCGGTTCAGCGAGTGCTCAAGTACCCTCTGCTGCTCCGGGAGCTCGTGTCCCTGACCGACCACGAGAGCGAGGAGCACTACCACCTGACAG AGGcactgaaggcaatggaaaaggtAGCAAGCCACATCAATGAGATGCAGAAGATCTATGAGGACTACGGGACCGTGTTTGACCAGCTGGTAGCTGACCAGAGTGGTCCAGAGAAGGAG GTAACAGAACTTTCCATGGGGGAACTTCTGATGCATTCTACAGTTTCCTGGCTGAATCCGTTCTTGTCTCTAGGAAAAGCCAGAAAGGACCTTGAGCTTACGGTATTTG tTTTTAAGAGAGCTGTCATATTGGTTTATAAAGAAAACTgtaaactgaaaaagaaattg CCCTCGAATTCCCGGCCTGCGCACAACTCCGCTGACTTGGACCCGTTCAAATTCCGCTGGTTGATTCCCATATCGGCCCTTTAAGTGAGGCTGGGGAACTCGGCAG GGACAGAAAATAATTCCTTATGGGAGCTGATCCATACAAAGTCAGAACTAGAAGGATGGCCAGAAACCATCTTTCAGCTGTGTTGCAG TGACAGCGAGAGCAAAACCAGCATCACGAAGGTGATCCACTCTATTCTGCGGGAAAACTTCAGGCGCCACATCAAGTGTGAGCTACCTCTGGAGAAGGCGTGCAAGGATCGCCTGGTCCCACTGAAGAACCGTGTTCCCGTTTCAGGCAAATTAG CCTCGTCCAGGTCTTTGAAAGTCCTCAGGACCTCTGCCAGCAGCGACTGGCCCAGTGAGTCCAGCAAGGGCCACTCTCTGGACTCGGACGAGTGCAGCTTGAGCAGCGGCACCCAGAGCAGTGGCTGCCCTGTGGCTGAGAGCAGGCAGGACTGCAAGAGCGCGGCTCCCGGGAGGGACCCCCACATTGGCCCAGCAGAGTTTCCAGACAGTCTCATCAAAGAGAGCGATATTCTGAGCGACGAAGATGAGGACTGCCACCCGACACTGAACCAGGGTAGCCCTACCAAGGACATCGAAATTCGGTTCCAAA CTAAAATCTCTGAGGACCCTGACCCACTCCCAGCTGACCAACAGCCAGGCAGCAGGGCTGACGAGGGCCAGAAGGGAGGGGAGCAGCCCAAGCTGGTCCGGGCCCACTTCTGCCCCATTAAACGAAAAGCAAACAGCACCaagagggacagagggactctgcTCAAGGCGCAGACTCGTCACCAGTCCCTTGACAGTCAACCTGAAAACGCCAACATTGATCTAAATTCAGTTCTAGAGCGGGAATTCAGTGTCCAGAGCTTAACTTCGGTTGTCAACGAGGAGTGCTTTTACGAAACAGAGAGTCATGGAAAATCATAG